A stretch of DNA from Dokdonia sp. PRO95:
TGATTGTAGGTGTGATTTCCTATAGAATTACCTTCAGCAAGGATTCTTTTAAATACCTCTGGATGCTTACGCACATTGTCTCCTATGCAAAAAAAAGTAGCGGGAATGGGGTTGTCTCGCTTTCGCGAAAGCGTATCTAAAACAAAATCGGTAACCTCAGGAATAGGTCCGTCATCAAAGGTGAGATAGATGGTTTTCTTGCCTTTTGGTTTGCTCCATAAATACCAACTTGGATACAACCAAGTAAATATGGTAGGCACTCGAGAAGGTTTTAAAAAGCTCATCTACAGTCGTGTCTGATCTTTGCTAAGAGAGTACATAACTCCTGCGCCTAGACAAACAAAAATAACAACGAGCGATAACCATTCTGGGAACGGATAGTAATGACCTACAATAAGTTTGGCTGCGACAAATAGTAGTATTACGAAAACACTATACTTAAGATACTTAAATCGCTCTAGCATGTTCGCTAAAAAGAAATAGAGTGACCTTAAACCCATAATGGCAAATATATTTGAACTGTATATTATAAATGGATCTTTTGTGATAGCTAGTATCGCTGGGATGCTGTCTAGAGCAAATAATAAGTCTGTGAGTTCTATAGTGACCAAAGCGCCAAATAATGCTGTAAAAACGCGCTTTCCATCTACTGTAGTGACCCAATTATCTCCGTCTATTATTTTTGAGAATTTAAACCATTTGGCAAGACCTTTAGGCTCTTCATTCTTTACGGGTTCTTGGTCGTCTTTAAGCATCTTAAACGCTGTAAAGAGTAGGATGCCTCCAAAAATGAAATGCATTCCAGGTATCTTATTAATAAGTGTAATGCCCACTCCGATAAGTAGCGCTCTAAATATAATGGCACCTAAAATTCCTAAAAACAATAGCCTATGTTGGAACTTACTTGGTATTTTAAAAGAAGTAAATATTACAGCAATCACAAAGAGATTATCTACACTGAGCGATAGCTCAACCAGATAACCTGTTAAATAGGTGACTACTGCTTTTGTGCCAGAATAATCATAAGGATTTGCTACTAGTCCTGAGCTATAAAACCAATAAATAAGCCCTCCAAAGAGAAGGGCGTTAGTTATAAAAAAGATGGTCTCGTACGATGCTTTTTTAACGCTTATAGTTGTCCCTTTTTTGTGTAGCACAAAAAAGTCTACCAGCAGTAGGATAACTATATAACCTATTAATAAGGCCCATGGTAAAATATGCTCCTGCATCGTTGAGGTTAGTTTAAGTCTGTTAGTACTTCATCTTTTACACTGTCTTGAGCTGGGATTTCAATGGACGGTTCAGGTAGTGTTTCAAGTAATTCTTGAGGAACTTCCTCTCCTTCATCATCGCCCATCAAATATGGGAACGTGCGCATGTAGTTATCAAAGACTTTTGCTTCTTTTTCAAACAGTTCTCTATCATCATTTATAATAAGAAGGTCTACAAGACTTCTGTACTTTTCAATATTAGTCAAGATCTCTTCATAATATTTGTATTGAAGCTCTTCATCTACATTGCTAAAGTAAGTGAGCTGCTCTTGATACTTAGCAGCAACTTCTTTCCATATGTCTCTAGCGCGTTGTGTTTCTCCTATTTCATAATATCCAGTGATATATGGTTCTACAAGCGTGTAAAACTCAAAGATATCCACCGGCATTTTTTCCATCGCGAGGTCCATGATTTCCTTTGCTTTTTCTGGCTTGTTTTCTGCGAGAAGTTGCTCTACTAGACGTGCCATGTTACCTCTGTAGGTGATAGCATTAGTGCGCGTCTCACGATCGTGATAGATGTCTGGGCTTCCGCTGTTACCCCAGTACCATTTCTTTACAATGTCATACATCTTATCTGCATCTACGCGTCCCATATCATAAGGATTACGAGGATCGATAGGAGTCCTTATA
This window harbors:
- a CDS encoding TerC/Alx family metal homeostasis membrane protein, with the protein product MQEHILPWALLIGYIVILLLVDFFVLHKKGTTISVKKASYETIFFITNALLFGGLIYWFYSSGLVANPYDYSGTKAVVTYLTGYLVELSLSVDNLFVIAVIFTSFKIPSKFQHRLLFLGILGAIIFRALLIGVGITLINKIPGMHFIFGGILLFTAFKMLKDDQEPVKNEEPKGLAKWFKFSKIIDGDNWVTTVDGKRVFTALFGALVTIELTDLLFALDSIPAILAITKDPFIIYSSNIFAIMGLRSLYFFLANMLERFKYLKYSVFVILLFVAAKLIVGHYYPFPEWLSLVVIFVCLGAGVMYSLSKDQTRL